A window of Sphingobacterium sp. lm-10 contains these coding sequences:
- a CDS encoding polysaccharide pyruvyl transferase family protein, which produces MKIGILTLPLHTNYGGNLQAYALMSFLKELGHEVYLIDRKKDRIAIKDVPITVIKRFVGKYILRRPGIELFKEYAEEQQLKILGKRTKVFLDKYVQPKTKPFYSSLSLHRALKGDQFEAIIVGSDQVWRPRYTPNIFDYFLGFLSTESSTRRIAYAASFGTDEWTFNDQETIGCGGLLQKFNHVGVREDSGVILCQNKFSTSATHVLDPTMLIEESYYTKLFTPSNPDKLGKKLLVYVLDENEDKTRVINHIAETYSLEVSRVNSEIENKSIPLKNRVAPPTEEWVKGFYEASFVVADSFHACAFAIIFNKPFVIYGNPKRGLTRFTSLLKMFELEDRLIIDSSMLNDKLMNTPINWQRVNNLLSEHRINSKAFLENALNY; this is translated from the coding sequence ATGAAAATAGGAATACTTACACTACCTCTACACACCAATTATGGTGGTAATCTGCAGGCGTATGCATTAATGTCTTTCTTGAAAGAATTAGGTCATGAAGTCTACCTCATAGATCGAAAAAAAGATAGAATAGCTATTAAAGACGTTCCGATTACGGTGATAAAGCGATTCGTAGGGAAATACATTTTACGCAGGCCAGGGATTGAATTGTTTAAGGAATATGCTGAAGAACAGCAATTAAAAATTTTGGGAAAGCGGACTAAGGTTTTTTTGGATAAATATGTTCAGCCAAAAACTAAACCATTTTATTCTTCTTTGTCACTGCATCGGGCACTCAAAGGTGACCAGTTCGAGGCAATAATCGTTGGTAGCGATCAGGTTTGGCGTCCACGTTATACTCCTAATATTTTTGATTATTTCTTAGGTTTTTTATCAACGGAATCTAGTACAAGGCGTATTGCCTATGCCGCCTCTTTCGGAACGGATGAATGGACATTCAATGATCAGGAAACCATCGGATGTGGGGGTCTATTACAAAAGTTTAATCATGTTGGTGTACGAGAAGATTCAGGCGTCATATTATGCCAAAATAAATTTAGTACATCGGCCACACATGTTCTAGATCCTACAATGCTTATTGAAGAAAGTTATTACACCAAATTATTCACTCCATCAAATCCGGATAAACTCGGCAAGAAATTGTTAGTGTACGTCTTGGATGAGAATGAAGACAAAACTCGTGTAATAAACCATATCGCAGAGACGTATAGTTTGGAAGTTTCGCGTGTAAATAGTGAGATAGAAAACAAATCAATACCCCTAAAAAATCGTGTGGCGCCACCTACAGAGGAATGGGTAAAAGGCTTTTATGAGGCATCTTTCGTAGTGGCCGATTCATTCCATGCGTGCGCATTTGCCATCATATTCAATAAGCCCTTCGTAATCTATGGAAATCCAAAAAGAGGGCTAACTCGTTTTACATCTTTATTAAAAATGTTTGAGCTCGAAGACCGATTAATTATAGATTCGAGTATGCTCAATGACAAATTGATGAACACACCAATAAATTGGCAACGTGTGAATAACTTGCTTAGCGAGCACCGGATCAACAGCAAAGCATTTTTAGAAAACGCATTAAATTATTAA
- a CDS encoding glycosyltransferase: MKNKISILMANYNNGHYIREAIDSVLNQTYTNWELIIVDDCSTDDSLKILQPLLVDERIKVFVNEENRGCGYTKMRCAEESSGTYCGFLDPDDALVPHALSTMLEAFAKYPDSAMINSKDVFCDDQLNPVEVDPNSKDVSNLGSYLLYDGGGVTHFAVYRNDLYRKTAGISPEFTKAVDQDLYYLMDQEGPINFVDDVLYYYRIHTGGISTNKNVIPATYQHFKVMRKWAQRRLLDGRFREDFYAYRRLVARCDFHLSILDKKYFTAIFRMFNYISKGGGSEVGQMFNRLFRHPKRVFNSLFNVYRVK; the protein is encoded by the coding sequence ATGAAGAACAAAATTTCCATCCTAATGGCAAACTACAATAATGGCCATTATATCCGCGAGGCAATTGATAGTGTGCTCAACCAAACCTACACCAATTGGGAATTAATTATTGTAGACGATTGTTCTACGGACGATTCTTTGAAGATATTACAACCTCTTCTTGTTGACGAAAGAATTAAAGTATTTGTAAACGAAGAAAATAGAGGGTGTGGGTATACCAAAATGCGCTGTGCTGAAGAGTCTTCAGGAACATATTGTGGTTTTTTAGATCCAGATGACGCACTAGTTCCTCATGCACTTTCAACCATGCTTGAAGCTTTTGCAAAATATCCTGACTCCGCTATGATCAATTCGAAAGATGTGTTTTGTGATGATCAACTAAATCCAGTAGAAGTAGATCCAAACTCTAAAGATGTATCCAATCTCGGGTCTTATTTACTATACGATGGGGGTGGGGTAACACATTTTGCAGTGTACAGAAACGACCTTTATCGCAAAACAGCGGGCATTTCACCAGAGTTTACCAAAGCGGTTGATCAAGATTTGTATTATTTGATGGACCAGGAGGGCCCCATCAACTTTGTTGATGACGTATTGTACTACTACCGGATACATACGGGTGGGATTTCGACCAACAAAAACGTCATTCCAGCGACTTATCAGCACTTTAAAGTCATGCGTAAGTGGGCACAAAGGCGGTTATTAGACGGCCGATTTAGAGAGGATTTTTATGCCTATAGGCGCCTAGTTGCTCGATGTGATTTTCATTTGAGTATATTAGATAAAAAATACTTTACAGCTATATTTAGGATGTTTAATTATATTAGCAAAGGTGGAGGGAGCGAAGTTGGTCAAATGTTCAATCGCTTATTTCGACATCCTAAGCGCGTGTTTAATTCTTTGTTCAATGTTTATCGTGTAAAATGA
- a CDS encoding glycosyltransferase family 2 protein, giving the protein MKKLSIVIPCYNCADRISSLLELLMEQYDPRMEVILINDGSTDDTENVIKNIISQIPNMDFRLYSYANSGAARARTIGLERAKGEYIAFIDSDDSVSKNYVSRLLMCMDDGHEVIYYSSVQKLQNSNVYRDKIRFETAKTFTDTDVFLRSQLEHDQWSAAVWTFVFKKALAVSSKARFTERIAHEDHIFSLAIVSHANTIHTMKDTLYIQHITEGSLTNSAKTIAYIEDRHDAYIEAIALVRERFSAKTSKLYTRWSLKQCVDLWQDLFRLRALFFNRSFLKMGKRSPALFISVITSIFQK; this is encoded by the coding sequence ATGAAAAAGCTGTCTATTGTTATTCCCTGTTATAATTGTGCAGATCGCATATCCTCTTTATTAGAGTTACTGATGGAACAGTATGACCCGAGAATGGAGGTTATACTAATAAATGACGGTTCTACGGATGACACGGAGAATGTGATCAAAAATATCATCAGCCAGATTCCGAATATGGATTTTCGTTTGTATTCCTACGCTAATAGTGGTGCAGCGAGAGCTAGGACGATAGGCTTGGAAAGGGCGAAAGGAGAATATATTGCTTTTATAGATTCTGATGATTCGGTTAGCAAAAACTATGTCAGCCGATTATTGATGTGTATGGATGATGGACACGAAGTAATATATTATAGCTCTGTACAGAAGTTACAAAATTCTAATGTCTATAGAGATAAGATCCGTTTCGAAACTGCCAAAACTTTTACCGACACAGACGTTTTTCTTCGCTCACAACTGGAGCACGATCAGTGGTCTGCTGCCGTTTGGACATTTGTTTTTAAGAAGGCACTAGCAGTATCCTCTAAGGCGCGATTTACAGAACGCATAGCGCATGAAGATCATATCTTCTCCTTAGCTATTGTCTCTCATGCAAACACTATTCATACCATGAAGGATACGCTGTATATTCAACATATCACAGAAGGATCATTGACGAATTCGGCTAAGACAATAGCATACATTGAAGATAGGCATGATGCATATATCGAGGCGATAGCTTTAGTAAGAGAGAGGTTTAGTGCAAAAACTTCGAAATTATACACCAGATGGTCTTTAAAGCAGTGTGTGGATTTGTGGCAGGATTTGTTCAGACTGAGGGCTTTGTTCTTTAATCGCTCATTTTTAAAAATGGGTAAGAGGTCACCCGCTTTATTTATCTCGGTCATAACATCTATATTTCAGAAATAA
- a CDS encoding glycoside hydrolase family 16 protein produces MGLDSKPLVSLPPEGYKLVWSDEFNGSSLDTTKWSYRGLGLRRQAYNVREAVFIDTILNELVISNFMRNDTAFTGMIGTQRKFQQKFGYYECRARVDSISMGHWAAFWLQSPDMGRTLNPVVDGMEIDIMEFVRGDPYYINHALHWNGYGANQQSRSAETRSDVRLDNGQYHVYALEWTPEYYRFFVDSRLVWEVSEPISHMDQYIILSCEISDRNAFKRDFGSRPTNFVVDYVRVYAKQ; encoded by the coding sequence GTGGGACTTGATAGCAAGCCTTTGGTGTCACTTCCGCCAGAGGGTTACAAGTTGGTTTGGAGCGACGAATTCAATGGCTCTAGTTTGGATACCACAAAGTGGTCTTACAGGGGCTTGGGTTTAAGAAGGCAGGCTTATAACGTGCGCGAGGCAGTGTTTATTGATACGATTCTTAACGAGTTGGTTATTAGTAACTTTATGCGTAACGATACGGCTTTTACCGGTATGATTGGGACGCAAAGAAAATTTCAACAGAAGTTTGGCTATTACGAATGCAGAGCTCGAGTCGATTCTATATCTATGGGACATTGGGCTGCATTTTGGTTACAATCCCCTGATATGGGTAGAACTCTTAATCCTGTAGTAGACGGGATGGAAATTGATATTATGGAATTTGTGAGAGGGGATCCTTACTATATAAACCATGCACTCCACTGGAATGGATATGGAGCGAATCAACAATCTAGGTCTGCAGAAACTAGATCAGACGTTAGACTAGATAATGGTCAATACCATGTCTATGCTTTAGAATGGACGCCTGAGTATTACCGGTTTTTCGTAGATAGTCGACTTGTTTGGGAGGTGAGCGAGCCTATTTCACATATGGATCAATATATAATTTTGAGTTGTGAGATCAGTGACAGAAATGCTTTTAAAAGAGATTTCGGATCTAGGCCGACCAATTTCGTTGTAGATTACGTAAGAGTATATGCTAAACAATAG
- a CDS encoding glycosyltransferase family 4 protein, whose translation MRILFVLSEFPSYSETFIANQINDLIDHGNEVTIFSSGIGKTIDSSLFNRNDLYSRLVPAHQSVGLVSRLRRRFLKLFLGNRAYQNKDLLTMSESIDVVHCHFGDNALLFHEVYLKYGWFNKSKKICTFHGYDILPSSVAILTDTYKPLFDSFDGFTYNTPYMKGIIDCFPIQPRKMHALPVGFDADFLKNYLRRNPNTYAHGDCLHLIYCGRLTYFKGCLMLPDIAEKLIAANVQNFMIHIVGAGDQEHELRGKIDAQGLARHFTLYGALNQEKVFELMSSAHLFILPGLEEPKTARAETQGLVIQEAQFLKLPVLVSDAGGAKYGLMDGETGYVLPKGDVVAFVEKIKWFLDNPDEIYSFSEKSHIFARENYNSAVLGKRLLAIYTGDL comes from the coding sequence ATGCGTATTCTCTTCGTTCTTTCAGAGTTTCCTTCGTACTCGGAAACCTTCATCGCTAACCAGATCAACGACCTGATCGATCATGGTAATGAGGTGACTATTTTTTCATCTGGTATTGGGAAAACCATTGATAGTTCACTCTTCAACCGCAATGATTTATACTCCAGGTTGGTGCCGGCGCATCAAAGTGTAGGTTTAGTTTCCCGTCTACGTCGCCGATTTCTGAAGCTATTTTTAGGTAATAGAGCGTATCAAAATAAAGATTTATTGACAATGTCTGAATCAATAGATGTTGTACATTGCCATTTTGGAGATAATGCACTACTTTTTCACGAGGTGTACCTCAAATATGGCTGGTTCAATAAGTCGAAAAAAATCTGTACGTTTCACGGATACGACATTTTGCCGTCAAGTGTGGCGATATTAACAGACACTTACAAGCCTCTATTTGATTCTTTCGATGGATTTACATATAATACACCATACATGAAGGGAATCATTGATTGCTTTCCAATCCAACCAAGAAAAATGCACGCATTACCCGTTGGATTTGATGCAGACTTCCTAAAAAATTACCTTCGTAGAAATCCGAATACTTATGCACATGGAGACTGTCTCCATCTAATCTATTGTGGCAGGCTGACGTATTTTAAAGGATGTCTAATGCTACCTGATATTGCGGAAAAACTAATTGCTGCAAATGTTCAAAACTTTATGATTCACATTGTTGGAGCGGGTGACCAAGAACATGAATTACGAGGCAAAATAGACGCGCAGGGTTTGGCAAGGCATTTCACTCTTTATGGAGCATTAAATCAGGAAAAAGTTTTTGAATTGATGTCTTCCGCACACCTATTTATTTTGCCAGGTCTGGAAGAGCCAAAAACCGCACGTGCAGAAACACAAGGTTTAGTAATTCAGGAAGCACAATTTTTAAAACTTCCCGTATTGGTTTCTGATGCGGGAGGTGCAAAATATGGGTTGATGGATGGTGAAACTGGTTATGTTTTGCCAAAAGGGGATGTTGTTGCCTTCGTCGAGAAGATTAAATGGTTTCTAGACAACCCAGATGAAATCTATTCATTTTCAGAAAAATCACATATCTTCGCGAGGGAGAATTATAATAGCGCAGTCTTAGGAAAGCGATTATTAGCGATCTACACAGGAGATCTTTAA